GAACCCGGTCATCCCCGAAGTCGTCAACCAGATTGCGTTCGAAGTGATCGGCAACGATGTGACCGTAAGCTTTGCTGCGGAAGCGGGTCAGCTGCAACTCAATGCATTCGAACCCATCATCGCGCACAGTCTTTTCAAAAGCGTCGCCCACCTGCGCGCCGGATGCCTCACGCTCGCTTCAAAATGCATCGATGGCATCACGGCCAATCGGGACCGGCTACGGTCAATCGTCGAGAATTCGATCGGCATCGTGACTGCACTCAATCCATACATCGGTTACACGCATGCTACGGAAGTCGCACGCGAGGCGCTCGCGTCTGGCCGAAGTGTGGCGGAGATCGTGCTCGAGAAGGGTTTATTGAGCCAGATGCAACTCGATGAAATCCTGCAGCCTGTGATGCTGACCAAGCCGAGGAAAGTCGAGCCGGTCGCGTAAGGGACGGCGACTGGGGTGTCGCGTCGGCACCCCGGCTGATGCGAGTCAGGTCTCGCCCGATCCTGCAGATTCCTGTCGCGACGGCTGGGTAACCACGCGTTGTCCGCCGTCTGGGGGATAGTTCTTGAACGATCTGAAGTCAGGCTGCGCTCGCGAGCACCTTCGCGATCGCTTCTGTCACCGGCCCGACGTTCTTCTCGTTCAGGCCCGCTACACACATCCTGCCCGAACGCAAGATGTACACGCCATGTGCTTCGCGCAGGCGCTCGACCTGGTCGGCCGTCAGCCCGGTATACGTGAACATGCCACGTTGCTTGATATAGCGTGACAGCGCCTCGCCGCGCACGTGTTCAAGCAGACCGTCGTGAATGGCAAGGCGCATTCTGGCGATGCGCTGGCACATCGCGGACAGCTCGCTTTGCCATGCGAGAGTCAGTTCAGGCGTGGTCAGCACCCTGGTCACGATTTTCGCGCCATGCGTCGGCGGGTTACTGTAGTTTGAACGCACTGAACCAGTCAGTTGCCCCAGCACGCGTTCGGCCTCGATCGCGCTCTCGCAGATCACGTGCAAGCCGCCGCAGCGCTCGCCGTACAGCGAAAAGTTCTTCGAAAACGAATTTGCCACGAGCGATGGCACACCTCGGTTCGCTAGTTCGCGCACGGCGAAAGCATCGTCATCGAGGCCGGCACCAAAACCCTGATAGGCCATGTCGACAAACGGCAACAACTCGCGCTTTTGCAGTACCGCGATCAGTTGCTCCCATTGCGCGTGGTCCAGATCGACTCCGGTCGGATTGTGGCAGCACGCGTGCAGCAGGACGACGCTGCGTCTCGGCAATGCGTCGATGCCCGCTAGCATGGCGTCGAATCTCAGGCCGCCGGTGGCTTCGTCGTAGTAGGGATAGGTGTTTACCGTCAAACCGGCTCGCTCGAAGATGAAGCGATGGTTTTCCCAGCTCGGGTCGCTGACCCAGACCCGAGCTTGCGGAAAATAACGCTTGATGAAATCAGCACCGACTTTCAGGGCGCCCGAGCCGCCAAGCGTTTGCACGGTGGCGATGCGTCCTTGCGCGCGCGCCGGACATTGCTGGCCGAACACGAGCCCCTGGACTGCGTCGCGGTAGGGGGCGAACCCAGCCATCGGCAGATACGGTTTGGGGCCCGGATCGTTCAGAATCGCTGCTTCGGCTTCGCGCACGGCCTGCATCACCGGCAGGCGCCCGTCTTCGTCGAAGTAGATGCCGATGCTCAGATTGACCTTGTTCTGTCGGGGATCTTTCTGAAAATTCTCGTTCAGGGTAAGGATCGGGTCGCCGGGATAGGCCTCTATATGTTCGAACATGGTGTTTCCTGACAGGATGAGGAAGGGCGGACGGTCGCGACAAGCGGCCAGCCGGCGCCTCTACGATAGCGCCACCGCCGGACAGGGCGCCACACGTCGCCAGTTCGGACCGATGGATGGCGCCCACTTGTACTATTGACGATCGGCAGCACTGCCAGCCGCGCTCATTACGTCGAGATACCGCGGCGCAATACCGGCGCCGCATTCTTTTGCCTGAAACGGTAGGCCACGCCAAGCACGGTCAGCCAGACTGGAATCAGGTACACCGAGATCCGCAGATCCGGGCTGAGGTACATGATAACCAGCACCCCCGTCAGGAACGCCAGGCACAGGTAGTTGGTGAGCGGGTAGCCGAGACTCCGGAACATCGTCGGCTCGCCGGCCTTGCGTTTGGCGTGACGGAATTTCAGGTGAATGATGCTGATCATCGCCCAGTTGATGATCAGGGCCGAGACGACGAGCCCCATCAGCAGCTCGAACGCCTTGCCCGGCATGAAATAGTTGATCACCACGCACGCTGCCGTGGCCAGTGCCGATACGCCGAGCGCAGCGAGTGGAATGCCGCGCCGGTTGACCTTGAGCAGCGCTTGCGGTGCATTGCCCTGCTTCGCCAGACCGTAGAGCATGCGGCTGTTGCAATACACGCCGCTGTTGTAGACCGACAGCGCCGCGGTCAGCACGACGATATTCAGCACATGGGCAACAAGATTGCTGTTCATCGCATGGAAGATCAGCACGAACGGGCTGCCGCCTGTGACAACCTTTTCCCACGGATAAAGCGACAGCAGCACGCCCAACGCACCGACGTAGAAAATCAGGATCCGGTAGATCACCTGGTTCGTCGCGCGCGGAATGCTCTTCGACGGGTTGTCGGCTTCAGCCGCGGTAATGCCAACCAGTTCCAGACCGCCGAACGAGAACATGATCACGGCCATCGCCATGACGAGCCCGCTCACGCCGTGCGGAAAGAAGCCTCCGTGTTGCCAGAGGTTGGCGACGCTCGCCTCCGGGCCGGCCGCACCGGAGATCAGCAAATAGCCGCCGAACAGAATCATGCCGATGATTGCCAATACCTTGACGATGGAGAACCAGAACTCCATCTCGCCGTAGGATTTGACGCTCGTCAGATTGATTGCGTTGATGATCACGAAGAACGCCAACGCGGAGACCCAGGTGGGAATCGCAGGCCACCAATAGTGAATATAGATGCCGACGGCTGACAACTCGGCCATGCTGACAAGAATGTACAGCACCCAGTAGTTCCAGCCCGAGAGGAAACCCGCGAAGGGTCCGCAGTATTTGTTCGCGAAATGGCTGAATGAGCCGGCGACAGGCTCGTCAACGACCATTTCGCCGAGCTGGCGCATGATGAAGAACGCGACGACACCAGCGAGCGCATAGCCGAGCAATACGGATGGCCCAGCCATCCTGATCGTCTGCGCGATGCCGAGAAACAAACCCGTCCCGATCGCGCCGCCAAGCGCGATCAACTGAATATGGCGATTCTGGAGCCCGCGCTTGAGCTCGTCACTTCTATGGTTTGAAACCATGTCTCTTCCTGTCTCCTGCCTTGGGTTAGACCGGCTTGCGTCCCTGACCGGTGCGGGCGCGCCGGGCCGTAGCTGCTTGATGCTCGTGACGTCAGGCAGCGGTTGCCGTCGATGCCGCTGGATGTCTACACCTTGAGCGTGCCCCGCTCGATCTGATCGCGCTCGAGGGATTCGAACAGCGCCTTGAAGTTGCCTTCGCCGAAGCCCTCGTCGCCCTTGCGCTGGATGAACTCGAAGAACACTGGGCCGAGCAGCGTCTTCGAAAAGATCTGCAGCAGCAAGCGCCGCGAACCGCCTTCGGTGCTGCCGTCGAGCAGAATGCCGCGCGACTGCAGTTCCGCCACCGGCTCGCCGTGGCCCGGCAGGCGTTTTTCGAGGCCTTCGTAGTAGTAGTCGTTCGGCGCGCTCATCAACGGCACGCCGGCCATTTGCAGGTTATCGATGACTTCGATCAGGTTATCGGTCAGGAAGGCGATGTGCTGGATGCCTTCGCCGTTGAACGCCATCAGGAATTCCTCGATCTGCCCACTCCCCTTCGACGACTCCTCATTGAGCGGAATGCGGATTTTGCCGTCCGGCGCCGTCATGGCCTTCGAGGTCAACCCTGTGTATTCGCCCTGGATGTCGAAATAGCGAATCTCGCGGAAATTGAACAGCTTCTCGTAGAAACTGGCCCAATGTGCCATCCGGCCACGGTAGACGTTGTGGGTCAAGTGGTCGACGAGGCGCAGGCCGTGGCCAACCGGATGGCGGTCGACGCCTTCAATGAATTCGAAGTCGATATCGTAGATCGACTTGCCCTCTTCAAAACGGTCGATCAGATAGAGCGGGGCGCCGCCGATACCCTTGATCGCGGGCAGACGCAATTCCATCGGGCCAGTTGCGATTTCAATGGGCTGCGCACCCAAAGCCAATGCCCGCGCGTAGGCCTTGTGCGAGTCCTGCACGCGAAACGCCATGCCGCAGGCGCTCGGTCCATGCTCGGCGGCGAAATACGCTGCCGGGCTGTTCGGCTCGCGGTTGACGATGAAGTTGATTTCGCCCTGACGATACAGCAGGACGTCCTTCGAGCGATGGCGCGCCACGAGCGTAAAGCCCAGTTGCTCGAACAGCGGTTCCAGGAGGTTGGGGGTGGGCGATGCGAATTCCACGAATTCGAAGCCCATCAGTCTCATCGGGTTCTCAAACAGATCAGCCATGGTCATGCTCCTTAGGGTGAGAAGCGTTGCTCGCGTTAGACGGCGAACGGCGCGCCGACGTTTCCCCAACAATGGCTGGCTCAATCAGCGCCGGCCGATCAGAACGGTCGCCCCTCACTGAAGAGGCTCGACCCGTTGGGTGCGTCGGCAATGCCGCCGAGGCTCGAACAGGAGTTTCCAGGCATCGACGGAGAAATAGAATTGCGCGAACACGTGGTTGGCGCGCGCCCGCTTGACTTCCCGCACCGCCGAAGTGGCTATCCTGATCATGCGAACTTCGCCTTTCGCAGGCCCTCAGTGTATATTTTGAGCAACAAAATATGATTTCATATGACACACTGGCATACCCTTACTAATGCAATCAAATTTCTCTTAGCCCATGGGTAAGGAAACAAAAATGCAAAATTTCACTCTCGATCGCATCGACCTCCGGCTCCTTGGCGCTTTGCAGGAACACGGACGCGCATCCAACCTCGAACTGGCGGAGGCGATCAAGCTTTCACCTGCACAAACGCTGCGACGACATCGGCGGCTCGAGGAAATGGGCGTGATCAAACGCTATGAAACGCGGCTCGACGCCGAAAGCCTGGGGTTCGGCGTAGTCGCATTCATTCAGGTCACGATGGAGCGCGGGCATATTCGCGACTTGCTGAAATTCAAGGAACTCGTCATGAAGCTGGCACAGATCCAGGAGTGCTTTTCCGTAACAGGCGATATCGACTACGTGTTGAAAGTCGTCGCCCGCGATTTGAAGGCGCTCTCCGAGTTTCTCCTCGACACCTTGATGCGCACTCCAGGTGTGAGCCGCGTGCAGTCGATCGTTTGCCTCGACGAGATCAAAGGGACGAGCGCGATGCCGCTCGAGGCCTGAGCGGCCCAGATTCGTACTGCGCAGAACCGGAGATTGCCCCGGGGGCATTCAAGAACGCATGAATGCCCAATATGGCCTGCAAACTACAGCGTGGCTGTCACTCCGCCATCCACATAAAGAATATGGCCGTTCACAAAGTTCGAAGCGCTGCTTGCCAGGAACACGGCGGCGCCGACGAGATCTTCGACATCACCCCAACGCCGCGACGGTGTCCGTCCAACCAGCCAGTTGCTGAAAGTCTCGTCGTTGACGAGCGCCTCAGTCAACTCGGTCTTGAAGTATCCCGGCCCGAGGCCGTTGACCTGGATCCCGTGCCGCCCCCAGTCGATCGCCATCCCCTTCGTCAACATCTTCACCGCGCCCTTGGTCGCGGTGTAGGCCGCAATGTTGGGACGGCCCAGTTCGCTCTGCACCGAACAGATATTGATGATCTTGCCACGCTGGCGATCGATCATATGTCGCGCCACCGCCTGTCCGACCAGGAACACACTGTCGACGTTGGTCTTCATCAACTCCTGCCATTGCTCATGGGAAAACTCTTCGAGCGGTGCACGACGCTGCATGCCAGCGTTGTTGACGAGAATGTCGATTGCACCGATTTCGCGCTCGATATCGGCGATCGCCGTTGCGACCTCGTCGGCCGACGTCACGTCGAAACTTGCGGCATGGACGGTCGCCCCCTCATCGCGCAAACGGCTGACAGCCTGCGCCAGCCTGGCCTCGCTGCGGCCATTCAGAATGACTTCAGCGCCGGCGCCGGCCAGGCCTTTTGCGAGCGCGTAGCCGATGCCGGTACTCGACCCCGTGACCAAAGCTCGACGCTCCGACAGATCAAACATCTGCAGATTGCTGTTCAACTCAACCTCTCCTCGACTCCAGTTCGTCCGACTTCGACCCAGCACCACCCGGTGCACCCAACCATTGCGTGAAATCTCTCATGATCGGGCCGCACAGCCACCCGCGCAATCGCCGCGGCCATCGCAACGTCGGGAAACCCGAATCGCAGGCCGGAAAGACGTCAGGAAACTCACAGGGGCACGCCAGCTGCGCCCTGCAAGACAAGCGGCAGCCGCACCCGAAACGTCGTCTCTCCCGGCTGCGACTCCACATTGATCGCCCCGTTATGCCGGTTGACGATGATCCGGTATGCAATGTCGAGGCCGAGGCCGCTGCCCTTGCCGAGCGGCTTCGTCGTGAAGAACGGCTCGAACAGCCGCGGCCGGATCTCGAGCGGAATGCCCGGCCCGCTGTCGGTGATCTCGACGACGACGCTGTCGCCGTCCCGGCACGTACGGATCGTCAGGTCGCCGCGACCCTCCATTGCGTCTGCGGCATTGTCGACGATGTTGGTCCACACCTGATTGAGTTCGCTACCGTAGACCGCCAGCCGCGGCAGGGTGCGATCGTAGTCACGTGTGACCGTGATGCCATGCTTGAGCTTATAGCGCATGATCATCAGCGTGTCCTCGATGCCCTCGTGGATGTCAACTTCCTGCAGCGGTGCCTGGTCCATGTACGAGTACGCCTTCATCGCCTTGACGATCTCCGAGATCCGGCCTGCGCCGCGCCACGCTTCGTCGGCGAGGAAACCCAGTTCGAGCGTCACGGCCAGCCAGCGGATCGCCGCGGAGAACTGCACGGGGCTCAGGCGTCCGGCAAGCGCGGCGAGATCATCCGGCGCGATCCCGGCCGCCGCGAGACACGGCGCCACCAGCCACGGTCTCGCGATGCCGCGCTCCGACAGCCAGTCGCCGAGCCGGTCTTCCGCTTCGTTTTGACGCAACGGTTCCTGCGTCGCCGTCCCCGCCGTCGACACACGGCGGGCTACCCACGCGTCGAGCTCGCCCATTACGTCGGCCGGCACCGCGCTGTCCATGAAGATGCGGACCGTCTCACCCAATGTGCCGACCGTCTCGCGGGCGTGGTGCGCCGCTCGCGCGACGGCTGCAGCGGGATTGTTCAGCTCGTGCGCAAGGCCGGCGGCAAGCGTGCCCAATGCCGCCAGCTTCTCGCGTGCGAGGATAAAAGTGTCATACGCGTTGATACGCGCGAACATCGAACGGAAGATCATCTTGCTGAACGGCTCGCAGTCCATCAGCAATGTGCGGAACGTCGCCTCCGGAAGCAACACGACACGGCAGTGCGACCCTGCCGTGAAGGTCAGCGGCACCGGGATTCCCGCAAGCAGCGACGCTTCGGCAATCGACACCGGCGCCGGCCGGCGGTCATCGAAGACCTGTTGTGAGCCCACCCGTTTCCAGGTCAGCAACTCGCCTTCGACAAGCACGTAGTGCCCCGCCGGATGTTGCCCTTCATGCAGCAGCACGTCTCCCTTCGCG
The DNA window shown above is from Paraburkholderia sp. BL10I2N1 and carries:
- a CDS encoding amino acid aminotransferase, which gives rise to MFEHIEAYPGDPILTLNENFQKDPRQNKVNLSIGIYFDEDGRLPVMQAVREAEAAILNDPGPKPYLPMAGFAPYRDAVQGLVFGQQCPARAQGRIATVQTLGGSGALKVGADFIKRYFPQARVWVSDPSWENHRFIFERAGLTVNTYPYYDEATGGLRFDAMLAGIDALPRRSVVLLHACCHNPTGVDLDHAQWEQLIAVLQKRELLPFVDMAYQGFGAGLDDDAFAVRELANRGVPSLVANSFSKNFSLYGERCGGLHVICESAIEAERVLGQLTGSVRSNYSNPPTHGAKIVTRVLTTPELTLAWQSELSAMCQRIARMRLAIHDGLLEHVRGEALSRYIKQRGMFTYTGLTADQVERLREAHGVYILRSGRMCVAGLNEKNVGPVTEAIAKVLASAA
- a CDS encoding amino acid permease, whose product is MVSNHRSDELKRGLQNRHIQLIALGGAIGTGLFLGIAQTIRMAGPSVLLGYALAGVVAFFIMRQLGEMVVDEPVAGSFSHFANKYCGPFAGFLSGWNYWVLYILVSMAELSAVGIYIHYWWPAIPTWVSALAFFVIINAINLTSVKSYGEMEFWFSIVKVLAIIGMILFGGYLLISGAAGPEASVANLWQHGGFFPHGVSGLVMAMAVIMFSFGGLELVGITAAEADNPSKSIPRATNQVIYRILIFYVGALGVLLSLYPWEKVVTGGSPFVLIFHAMNSNLVAHVLNIVVLTAALSVYNSGVYCNSRMLYGLAKQGNAPQALLKVNRRGIPLAALGVSALATAACVVINYFMPGKAFELLMGLVVSALIINWAMISIIHLKFRHAKRKAGEPTMFRSLGYPLTNYLCLAFLTGVLVIMYLSPDLRISVYLIPVWLTVLGVAYRFRQKNAAPVLRRGIST
- the hppD gene encoding 4-hydroxyphenylpyruvate dioxygenase encodes the protein MADLFENPMRLMGFEFVEFASPTPNLLEPLFEQLGFTLVARHRSKDVLLYRQGEINFIVNREPNSPAAYFAAEHGPSACGMAFRVQDSHKAYARALALGAQPIEIATGPMELRLPAIKGIGGAPLYLIDRFEEGKSIYDIDFEFIEGVDRHPVGHGLRLVDHLTHNVYRGRMAHWASFYEKLFNFREIRYFDIQGEYTGLTSKAMTAPDGKIRIPLNEESSKGSGQIEEFLMAFNGEGIQHIAFLTDNLIEVIDNLQMAGVPLMSAPNDYYYEGLEKRLPGHGEPVAELQSRGILLDGSTEGGSRRLLLQIFSKTLLGPVFFEFIQRKGDEGFGEGNFKALFESLERDQIERGTLKV
- a CDS encoding Lrp/AsnC family transcriptional regulator → MQNFTLDRIDLRLLGALQEHGRASNLELAEAIKLSPAQTLRRHRRLEEMGVIKRYETRLDAESLGFGVVAFIQVTMERGHIRDLLKFKELVMKLAQIQECFSVTGDIDYVLKVVARDLKALSEFLLDTLMRTPGVSRVQSIVCLDEIKGTSAMPLEA
- a CDS encoding SDR family NAD(P)-dependent oxidoreductase, giving the protein MFDLSERRALVTGSSTGIGYALAKGLAGAGAEVILNGRSEARLAQAVSRLRDEGATVHAASFDVTSADEVATAIADIEREIGAIDILVNNAGMQRRAPLEEFSHEQWQELMKTNVDSVFLVGQAVARHMIDRQRGKIINICSVQSELGRPNIAAYTATKGAVKMLTKGMAIDWGRHGIQVNGLGPGYFKTELTEALVNDETFSNWLVGRTPSRRWGDVEDLVGAAVFLASSASNFVNGHILYVDGGVTATL
- a CDS encoding ATP-binding protein → MSDLRALFEMPLFATLSPEQRQWLAGNVSEFELAKGDVLLHEGQHPAGHYVLVEGELLTWKRVGSQQVFDDRRPAPVSIAEASLLAGIPVPLTFTAGSHCRVVLLPEATFRTLLMDCEPFSKMIFRSMFARINAYDTFILAREKLAALGTLAAGLAHELNNPAAAVARAAHHARETVGTLGETVRIFMDSAVPADVMGELDAWVARRVSTAGTATQEPLRQNEAEDRLGDWLSERGIARPWLVAPCLAAAGIAPDDLAALAGRLSPVQFSAAIRWLAVTLELGFLADEAWRGAGRISEIVKAMKAYSYMDQAPLQEVDIHEGIEDTLMIMRYKLKHGITVTRDYDRTLPRLAVYGSELNQVWTNIVDNAADAMEGRGDLTIRTCRDGDSVVVEITDSGPGIPLEIRPRLFEPFFTTKPLGKGSGLGLDIAYRIIVNRHNGAINVESQPGETTFRVRLPLVLQGAAGVPL